The nucleotide window ACCCCGGTGACGGCCAGAGACGTGGAGGTGACCTACAATAAATTGCTCAACAATATCAAAGTCCAGAATACGGAAACCGTGGAAACCGTACGAAGCATCGTCGAGAAGGTCACTCGGCTGGGTAATACCGTCATCAAGTTTGACCTGGTTCGAAGTACCGACGTAAGTACCGCACTTCAATATTTTGAGCAGTGGATTGTACCTGCACATGCATTCAATCCGGAAACGGGACTCGAAAATAGTCTGAACAACAGTTATCTCTCGGACCTGGCGATTGGTACTGGACCCTTTGCAATGCGCAAAAAAAAGAGTGCCAACGGGAACGTACAGATGACATCGTTCGATCGGACCGGAACGTGGGAATACTGGGGTGACGTCCCCAATCTGTCCGAGATTGAAATGTACGTTGAACCCGACCCGTTCAGCAGGGTCCAGAGTGCCTTGGCCGGGTCGGCAGAGTTGATTATTGACGTACCGGTCAGTCAAGTAGACCGCATCCAGAATGAGTCGGGCTGGACGGTGAAAAAGTATGCGAACGATTCGTTCATTTCCTTGGCCGTCAACTTGAGCAATGCGAAACTTGCCAACGTCAAGGTGCGACAAGCCATGATGCATGCGATGGATCGTCTTGGCTTGTTGAAGACGCATTACCAAGGCAGGGGCACAATTCTGCATGCCCCTATGGTCCCGGGAACGCCTTTCAGTACCAACGACGTTGTCCGTTACGACCATGATGTTGACAAGGCCAAGGGGCTCCTCGCAGAAGCAGGCTTTTCCAT belongs to Rhodothermales bacterium and includes:
- a CDS encoding ABC transporter substrate-binding protein; this translates as MRYAERTTPNTLNPYQMHKERGVTERLYSLLYQGLVLYDPEIEQSVSRLASHWEPEQGVTESLTFHIREGAMWHDGTPVTARDVEVTYNKLLNNIKVQNTETVETVRSIVEKVTRLGNTVIKFDLVRSTDVSTALQYFEQWIVPAHAFNPETGLENSLNNSYLSDLAIGTGPFAMRKKKSANGNVQMTSFDRTGTWEYWGDVPNLSEIEMYVEPDPFSRVQSALAGSAELIIDVPVSQVDRIQNESGWTVKKYANDSFISLAVNLSNAKLANVKVRQAMMHAMDRLGLLKTHYQGRGTILHAPMVPGTPFSTNDVVRYDHDVDKAKGLLAEAGFSIIGSSGIRQNAAGERLEFTMISFVDGAATETTRSNVLDTIVNELEDVGIRVNVEPLDFPVYIERLRSSREYDLAWWAPSFDSSYNITKFFHSNYNAKGQPNFVGYQNNLVDRYLDEFNAATDPLSRTSNMAAVLKELSQDLPYLYLLSIDKYYATHVNLAVPKVHPFYFFSFVEVWSKF